TATCGACCTGAACGTGCCGTTGATAACGAACGCCCGTCTGGCAAGTGCATTTATCAATGCTTTCTGTACGATGACCGTTGATGATATTGCCATCAAGAGCTGGGAAGAGTATAAGTAAGAAATAATAAATTGTTGTATAATAAGTTGGAAAAGTCGTTCCCGTGCATTCGGGGGCGGCTTTTTTTTATGAATTTCTGTTTTTGGGATGGTGTCACTATAAGCATGGGATAGTGTCACTATCCTGTCAGTATGCTTACACTATCCTTCCTGTATAGTGTCACTATCTTTTTTTAATGTCTATAAGTTGCATGATTGGACAAATTGGTGTAAATTGCGCAATTATTTCACAAATATTCTAAAACAGGGGAGTAATATGAGCATGGATAATCATATCGTAATTATGGCTGGTGGCATTGGTAGTCGTTTTTGGCCGATGAGTACACCGGAATGTCCCAAGCAATTTATTGATGTAATGGGATGCGGGCGTACGTTGATTCAACTGACTGCTGATCGTTTTGATGGCGTCTGTCCACGGGAAAATGTGTGGGTAGTGACGTCCGAGAAATATATTGATATCGTCCGGGAGCAATTGCCGGAGATTCCTGAAAGCAATATCCTTGCAGAGCCTTGTGCACGAAACACTGCTCCCTGCATCGCCTATGCTTGCTGGAAAATCAAGAAAAAACATCCGAACGCCAATGTGGTGGTGACTCCGTCGGATGCATTGGTTATCAATACAGGTGAATTCCGCCGGGTAGTAGAGAAAGCACTTCGTTTTACTGACAACAGCAGTGCTATCGTAACGCTGGGTATCAAACCGACTCGCCCGGAAACCGGATATGGATATATTGCTGCCGGAGATCAGATCATGACTGATAAAGAGATTTTTACGGTAGATGCATTCAAGGAAAAACCGGACAGGGAGACTGCCGACAGATATCTGGCCGAGGGTAACTACTTCTGGAATGCAGGAATTTTTGTTTGGAATGTGCGTACTATCA
This sequence is a window from Bacteroides thetaiotaomicron VPI-5482. Protein-coding genes within it:
- a CDS encoding mannose-1-phosphate guanylyltransferase, whose amino-acid sequence is MDNHIVIMAGGIGSRFWPMSTPECPKQFIDVMGCGRTLIQLTADRFDGVCPRENVWVVTSEKYIDIVREQLPEIPESNILAEPCARNTAPCIAYACWKIKKKHPNANVVVTPSDALVINTGEFRRVVEKALRFTDNSSAIVTLGIKPTRPETGYGYIAAGDQIMTDKEIFTVDAFKEKPDRETADRYLAEGNYFWNAGIFVWNVRTITSVMRVYAPGIAQIFDRIFPDFYTEKENETIKKLFPTCEAISIDYAVMEKAQEIYVLPASFGWSDLGTWGALRGLLPQDKSGNATVGADVRLYESKNCIVHTSEEKRVVIQGLDGYIIAEKDNTLLICKLDEEQRIKEFSK